The DNA window ttCTGATATAGTGAAATAAGGACTTCTGCAATTGTTAAGTTGATTTTGTGAATGAAAATCTTGTTTGCTTACCAAATTGATATGCCTTTGCAACTTCGGAGTTCCTCTTTATTGAGATTAGTTCTACTGGTGAATTTAGTTTTGAGAAGGCAGACACACAAATGAAGGTTCAACAGAGGAAAGAAGTTGAAGTGAACCAACGGTCAAAGCCTCTGATGAATCTATCAAACACTGCAGACAAAAGGAGGACACATggcaagatcacaaggcaaccaAAGTCAAATGATGGATTTAATTACAGCCGTAGATCACAGAGTAACAGCTGTCAAATACATGATGGTTGTTATGGAGGTTCCCTAGCTGACAATCCGCGAGTGTAATACACACATTATATGTTTTTGTTGATATTAAAAAaggtgtcaaaatgacacagcgGGATCCTACataaggtgtctaaaatgaacatcgtCCAGTTAAGGTGTATAAGTGAAACATCAtgccaactttaaggggccaccgatgggtttggcataaaaaaattttgatttggttGAGCATGAAGTTTACAGgtgatttgaaaaatatgtttaatGAGAAAAGGAATACTACTGGAGAGATTGAACTGGTGCAAAATATTCTGTTTTAGAGATTACTGAATGACCAAATTCTGGTCGCATCGAGTGTCGATTTGAGCAGCAATTCACTGCTGGAAACAGAGGTTAAATTATAGGTGCAGAGCACGTTGGTTTTGATGATACTCGTGTACTAATACAAGCTTTAGATCTTGAAAATTCTGGGCACTTCGCAGCTGTTAAGTTGCGAACTACAGCTTCAAAATATGGTGTATTGGTTGAGCACCAATAATGCATCTAACGAGTTTGGGGGACACAATTTCTTGTGGTGAATGTTCTGCAACAAACTAGACAGTAACTTTTCATGAACGAGTTCCAAAATAATGCATCTAACGAGTTTCATGAAAGGATACTTGAGTAGACTGCCATTTTTTGACttttatatatcatcaaatttACATATATCAAGAAACAAGCTGCTTCCTACAACAGTGACTACAACACTTAAAACTACTTGTGCAGAATGGAAATCTTAACCCAACTGACATAGGTAATCAAATAACATACAAGAACACACGGGTCCGATTCCACCTAGTGCAGACTACTGACAAGCTGGAGTCTAATCTTTTTCAGTGTTGAAAGAGCATCTTCCATGCTAATTCTTGCATCAGGGGTCGCTAATGTGCAGCTCAAAGCTAGTTCCATGATTGATAACAAACATTGCATCTTTGCATCAATTTGTTCATCCCCTGGTTGTATCAAATTAGAATCCACCACCTTATGAATTCCACTTGGGATTGAATCACTAACCCAACGTTGTATGGTCAAGTCTCTGGTAAAAGTTTCATCAGTTGGTCTAATTCTTGTAAACGTCTCCATCATTAGAATTCCAAAACTATAAACATCACAACTTGTGGATACTATTCCATCCTGTCCATACTCTGCAATCATGgtaaaaaattatcataaaagCTTCTTAGTTAAAATGGAATATGCCAAAACTATGAATATCGATCTATATCTAGGGgaaagagttgttttgagtatttaaacaatataaaaactctaaaaaaaaactataatatacCTGGAGCAATATAACCAATGGTTGCAATTGTCCTTGTTTGGACAAAAGCCTCCCCTGTACCTAACATTTTTGCAATGCCAAAATCACTTACATGAGCAACCATTTCTTGATCTATCAAGACATTGTTTGGCTTCAGGTCACAATGCACCACTGGTGTTGAATAACCATTGTGGAGATAGTCTATTGCCGACGCAACATCTATCGTTATATCAAGTCTCTGCAGTAAGTTCAAGAACAAGTTATGAGAGTATAACCATTTACCAAGGGTCCCGTTGGGCATGTATTCCAACACTAGGGATTTGAAATCAAGGTTGGAGCAGCTGGTGATGACTTTGGTCAAATTTCTGTGGCGAAGGTTCCGAAGTATCTCACATTCTGTGTCAAAACTTTTGAATGCACCCTCCAACTGCACATTGAAGACCTTTGCTGCTAAAAGGGTACCATCCTTAAGTATCCCTTTGTAGACCGTGCTGAAACTTCCATTACCAAGCAAGTTGCTTTCGTTGAATCCTTCTGTTGCTTGTTCAAGTTCATAATAGGAAATTCTTCCGTGCCCTTTTACCAGAGTTACATCTTCTTGACTTGcatttttctttgtctttctcGATCTTAACACCACATATCCAACAGCCAATGCAAGGAGTGATCCAATCCCTAACATCATATATAAACCTATAAgcactttttttcttcttaactTCTTTTCCGATTTGGTCAGGCATGGTTTAATGTTAAAACGGGAGTCACCACAGAGTGCATCATTGGACATGAAAGATTGACCTGTGGCATTCGCAAAAGGACCACCGGTGGGAATCTCTCCACTGAGTTTATTGAATGAGAAATTCATGTTTTTGAGGTACACAAGAGCTTCTAATGACTTTGGAATTTGACCACTAAGATTGTTATAGGACAAATCCAAGTATTCCAAGGACAACATTTTGCCAAATGATTCAGGAATAGGCCCCTCTAATCTATTATGTGCTAGAGAAAGATTAATCAATTTTTCTAGACCACCTAGAGTACTAGGAATCTTACCAGAAAAATAATTCCTTGACAAATCAATGAGTGTTGCAGCCTTTAAGTTTCCGCTCTCCAGTGGAATTTCCCCACTCAATAAATTGGACGAAATATCGAATTCTATGAGATCTTGAAGGCTCCCCAAGCTTGAAGGTAATCTAGAATCCAGGTTATTGTTAGCGAGATGAAGTTTCCTCAAACTAGTAACATTCCCTAAGCATGAGGGCACTGAAccagaaaaatgattttct is part of the Solanum stenotomum isolate F172 chromosome 8, ASM1918654v1, whole genome shotgun sequence genome and encodes:
- the LOC125872759 gene encoding receptor kinase-like protein Xa21 — protein: MPNGTLGKWLYSHNLFLNLLQRLDITIDVASAIDYLHNGYSTPVVHCDLKPNNVLIDQEMVAHVSDFGIAKMLGTGEAFVQTRTIATIGYIAPEYGQDGIVSTSCDVYSFGILMMETFTRIRPTDETFTRDLTIQRWVSDSIPSGIHKVVDSNLIQPGDEQIDAKMQCLLSIMELALSCTLATPDARISMEDALSTLKKIRLQLVSSLH